Proteins from one Fibrobacter sp. UWR3 genomic window:
- a CDS encoding CHASE2 domain-containing protein, producing MNKKILKKIKKILVGTAITSILVFLILLLGNSQDPYIDVTKTAAQDMENIFYDQFFKIKTGKTFEKLEKDGKVSMSHSFEPNIMIVDIDENALTKLGNYNEWDRSIHANVIKNLSEGGASAIGFDILFKSADFGQKKAEQTIGILNSLDSTKPWDTLFSDIRSHYNFDSLMIKDIKESGNAIVCFMMDDSTSFSHKSVWEKLATYERAEELGFSSTFDNSQVDSITHVEPKTLLDNIYPELARAGARMGSVNAYPDDDGVVRHVSMLYRFPNPYAYPDVPSRVYSTMSLMTVMHLFHLDPKDVKIKMGQYIELGKPFGIYRDSTGIFHTTFPQFSYPMFTELRKFLKNKDAQQIATDEIIDISKKLIAKKNSDGKIQISLFDGQALDEDVSELLLNIADKIDGDSLLAIPEGETLEVFEGVSITHEEDAEINNLFLVTDAKSEEEFNIVPSTLNTLRFFRDSLKVLPENEPKHLSIDMDVRYDKAEKKWKSSLVILTDKVIRDIMNAPNEKVDNLKSGEEFRFGPVKRVPIDNYGRYLVNYIGRFNTDKESRPFQHLSYYDVTMNRHDQAMFQGKVFILGSAAPALFDFVPGPHEENNPAVLIHATIIQNILNDNYIVNLAEKHQQVIVILLAILCMLLGLFIKSYISIAISMILMGLYAFIAFRYFQDGLYIGVSKQLLAMLLTNIAALIVQFYYENKEKRFLDNAFKQYISPELIDEMVNNEIMPTLGGEKSNITAYFTDIASFSTFSEKIGDPSRLVDLLNEYLTAMTDTLLSNKGTLDKYEGDAIIAFFGAPMPLENHAQSACSAACDMQSKLMKLRKKWASEGDKWPKVVHDMHMRIGINSGDIVTGNMGSTMRKNYTMMGDAVNLAARLESAAKQYGAYIQISEDTQKHLEPGLFIYRSLDTIRVVGKSQPVKTFELLSKTGCENEETLLKLVEIWEQARAAYLAMEWDKAIELFTQCLDYEPHLPERDPGSKSCPSLVYIERCKTYRENPPVKPGEEWDGVFTATSK from the coding sequence ATGAATAAAAAAATATTGAAAAAGATTAAGAAGATTCTCGTCGGTACGGCGATTACAAGTATACTTGTCTTTCTCATACTCCTCCTCGGAAATTCGCAGGACCCCTACATCGACGTCACGAAGACGGCGGCGCAGGACATGGAGAACATTTTCTACGACCAGTTCTTCAAGATAAAGACCGGCAAGACATTCGAAAAGCTGGAAAAGGATGGCAAGGTCTCGATGAGCCACAGCTTCGAGCCCAACATCATGATTGTCGATATCGACGAGAACGCGCTTACGAAACTGGGCAACTACAACGAGTGGGACCGTTCCATCCATGCAAACGTCATCAAGAACCTGAGCGAGGGCGGAGCGTCGGCAATCGGCTTCGATATTCTGTTCAAGAGCGCGGACTTCGGGCAAAAAAAAGCCGAGCAGACGATTGGCATCTTGAACTCTCTCGATTCCACAAAGCCCTGGGACACGCTGTTTTCGGACATCCGTTCGCACTACAACTTCGACTCCCTCATGATCAAGGACATCAAGGAGAGCGGGAACGCCATCGTGTGCTTCATGATGGACGACTCGACCTCGTTCAGCCACAAGTCCGTATGGGAAAAGCTTGCCACCTATGAGCGCGCCGAGGAACTCGGGTTCAGTTCCACGTTCGACAACTCGCAGGTTGATTCCATCACCCACGTTGAACCCAAGACGCTCCTCGACAACATCTATCCCGAACTTGCCCGGGCCGGCGCCCGCATGGGTTCCGTGAACGCCTACCCCGACGATGACGGCGTGGTGCGTCACGTGTCGATGCTCTACCGCTTCCCGAACCCCTACGCCTATCCCGATGTCCCGAGCCGCGTGTACTCCACCATGTCGCTCATGACGGTGATGCACCTGTTCCACCTCGACCCAAAAGACGTTAAAATCAAGATGGGGCAATACATCGAGCTCGGCAAGCCCTTCGGCATCTACCGCGATTCCACGGGCATATTCCACACGACTTTCCCGCAGTTCAGTTACCCGATGTTCACCGAACTGCGCAAGTTCCTCAAGAACAAGGACGCCCAGCAGATTGCGACAGACGAAATCATCGATATATCCAAGAAACTTATCGCGAAAAAGAACAGCGACGGGAAAATCCAGATTTCGCTCTTTGACGGGCAGGCGCTCGACGAGGATGTTTCTGAACTGCTTTTGAATATTGCCGACAAGATTGACGGGGATTCCCTCCTCGCCATTCCGGAAGGCGAAACGCTCGAAGTGTTCGAAGGGGTTTCCATTACCCACGAGGAAGATGCAGAAATCAACAATCTGTTCCTCGTGACCGACGCAAAAAGCGAGGAGGAATTCAACATAGTCCCCTCCACGCTCAACACGCTGCGGTTCTTCAGGGATTCTCTCAAGGTTCTCCCCGAAAACGAACCCAAGCACCTTTCCATCGACATGGACGTGCGCTACGACAAGGCCGAAAAAAAATGGAAATCTAGCCTCGTCATCTTGACCGACAAGGTCATCCGCGATATTATGAACGCCCCGAACGAGAAGGTGGATAACCTGAAGTCCGGCGAAGAATTCCGCTTTGGCCCCGTAAAGCGCGTGCCTATCGACAACTACGGCCGCTACCTCGTGAACTACATCGGGCGTTTCAATACCGACAAGGAAAGCCGCCCGTTCCAGCACCTCTCCTACTACGACGTGACCATGAACCGTCACGACCAGGCGATGTTCCAGGGCAAGGTTTTCATCCTCGGTTCTGCCGCTCCTGCCCTGTTCGACTTTGTGCCGGGTCCTCACGAAGAAAACAACCCGGCGGTGCTCATACACGCGACTATCATCCAGAATATCCTGAACGACAACTATATTGTGAACCTCGCCGAAAAACACCAGCAGGTCATTGTAATCCTGCTCGCCATCCTCTGCATGTTGCTCGGCCTCTTCATCAAGAGCTACATATCGATTGCAATTTCGATGATTCTCATGGGCCTGTATGCATTCATCGCGTTCCGCTACTTCCAGGACGGCCTCTACATCGGCGTTTCCAAGCAACTGCTCGCCATGCTGCTCACGAACATCGCCGCATTGATTGTGCAGTTCTACTACGAAAACAAGGAAAAGCGATTCCTCGACAACGCGTTCAAGCAGTATATTTCGCCTGAACTGATCGACGAAATGGTGAACAACGAGATTATGCCGACCCTCGGTGGCGAAAAATCGAACATCACCGCATACTTTACCGATATCGCAAGCTTCTCCACGTTCTCCGAAAAGATTGGCGACCCGAGCCGACTCGTGGACCTGTTGAACGAATACCTGACGGCAATGACCGACACGCTACTGAGCAACAAGGGTACGCTAGACAAGTACGAAGGTGACGCCATCATTGCATTCTTCGGTGCACCGATGCCCCTCGAGAACCACGCCCAGAGCGCCTGTAGCGCCGCCTGCGACATGCAGAGCAAACTCATGAAGCTCCGTAAAAAGTGGGCCAGCGAAGGCGACAAGTGGCCGAAGGTGGTGCACGATATGCACATGCGCATCGGTATCAACTCGGGCGACATAGTGACGGGTAACATGGGTTCTACCATGCGCAAGAACTACACCATGATGGGCGACGCCGTGAACCTCGCCGCACGACTCGAGAGTGCGGCCAAGCAGTACGGCGCGTACATACAAATTAGTGAAGACACGCAGAAGCACCTGGAACCGGGCCTGTTTATTTACCGCTCGCTCGACACTATCCGCGTGGTGGGTAAGAGCCAGCCTGTCAAGACATTCGAACTGCTCTCCAAGACCGGCTGCGAGAACGAGGAAACTCTCCTCAAACTCGTGGAAATCTGGGAACAGGCACGTGCGGCATACCTCGCCATGGAATGGGACAAGGCCATCGAACTGTTTACGCAGTGCCTGGATTACGAGCCGCACCTGCCCGAACGCGACCCGGGAAGCAAGAGCTGCCCGAGCCTCGTGTATATCGAGCGCTGCAAGACGTACAGGGAAAACCCGCCTGTCAAGCCTGGCGAGGAATGGGACGGTGTGTTTACCGCGACAAGTAAATAG
- the ispE gene encoding 4-(cytidine 5'-diphospho)-2-C-methyl-D-erythritol kinase, which translates to MKEFAPAKINLFLDVIRKREDGYHDLGTVFQTVDVGDTLEFSARDDGEIHLEYSNPQEYPVESDLVYKAAVALRSHVGNNDLGADIFLDKIMPLGAGLGGGSADAAAALRALNRLWELRLPPAELERIGAKLGADVPFLVRGGTAFAEGIGERLSFISPLDLPAGEVLLIATPHDSVPTKDAYAGVPKSGPDRWEGYKLAWETASDAERSFGGPLLDSGAFFNAFEVSVFPKHPLVGAMKDKFLDLGARVALMSGSGASVFGIFADRTTAETAAETLKAYSRYIALTKFWHT; encoded by the coding sequence ATGAAAGAATTTGCTCCCGCTAAAATCAATCTTTTTCTCGATGTCATCCGCAAGCGTGAGGACGGCTATCACGACCTGGGAACGGTTTTCCAGACGGTAGATGTCGGCGATACGCTTGAATTCAGCGCCCGCGACGACGGAGAAATCCACCTGGAGTACAGCAACCCGCAGGAATACCCCGTGGAATCGGACCTCGTGTACAAGGCGGCGGTCGCACTGCGTTCGCATGTGGGCAACAACGACCTGGGTGCGGATATCTTTTTGGACAAGATAATGCCGCTCGGTGCAGGCCTTGGCGGTGGTTCCGCCGATGCAGCAGCGGCGCTCCGCGCGCTGAACCGCCTCTGGGAGTTGCGCTTGCCGCCTGCGGAACTGGAACGCATCGGGGCAAAGCTCGGGGCCGACGTTCCCTTCCTGGTCAGAGGCGGCACGGCTTTCGCCGAGGGCATCGGCGAACGTTTGTCGTTTATCTCCCCGTTAGACCTGCCTGCGGGCGAGGTGTTGCTTATCGCGACCCCGCACGACAGCGTCCCCACCAAGGATGCCTATGCGGGTGTCCCCAAGTCCGGGCCTGACCGCTGGGAAGGCTACAAGCTCGCATGGGAAACGGCTTCCGATGCGGAACGTTCTTTCGGCGGGCCGCTGCTCGATTCAGGTGCGTTCTTCAATGCGTTCGAGGTTTCCGTATTCCCGAAGCACCCGCTGGTGGGTGCGATGAAGGACAAGTTCTTGGACCTCGGGGCGAGGGTCGCCCTCATGAGCGGCTCCGGCGCATCGGTCTTCGGAATATTTGCCGACAGGACCACCGCCGAAACCGCCGCCGAAACCCTCAAGGCATACTCCCGCTACATCGCCCTCACCAAATTCTGGCACACGTAG
- a CDS encoding 50S ribosomal protein L25: protein MELTKLAATSRVLGKSRDNARLRKAGQIPAVYYGKGQESVNISVSAIDVRKVLAPGKRYTLLDLEIDGKAGNPAVIYNYQKDAITQAITHIDFIKISDDSKIKVRVPVKLTGLPVGVKTQGGVFSQESRYLMLSAKPGCIPTVLEMDISEFETNVTFYAKSFKLPEGCELASLPRTVIFTITSKSKKKDDAADAAAAAPAAAAAAAPAAAEEKK, encoded by the coding sequence ATGGAACTCACAAAACTCGCAGCAACCTCGAGAGTGCTAGGCAAGAGCCGCGACAACGCCCGCCTTCGTAAGGCTGGCCAGATTCCGGCCGTCTATTATGGTAAGGGTCAGGAGTCTGTGAATATCAGCGTCAGCGCTATTGATGTTCGCAAGGTTCTCGCCCCGGGCAAGCGTTACACCCTTCTCGACCTCGAGATCGACGGCAAGGCCGGCAATCCCGCAGTCATCTACAACTACCAGAAGGATGCCATCACGCAGGCGATTACCCACATCGACTTCATCAAGATCAGCGACGACTCCAAGATCAAGGTCCGCGTTCCGGTGAAGCTCACCGGTCTTCCGGTCGGTGTCAAGACTCAGGGTGGCGTGTTCTCTCAGGAATCCCGCTACCTCATGCTCTCCGCCAAGCCGGGTTGCATCCCGACCGTTCTCGAAATGGATATCTCCGAATTCGAGACGAACGTTACGTTCTACGCCAAGTCCTTCAAGCTCCCGGAAGGCTGCGAACTCGCCAGCCTCCCGCGCACCGTGATCTTCACGATTACGTCCAAGTCCAAGAAGAAGGACGATGCCGCTGATGCCGCTGCCGCAGCTCCTGCTGCCGCCGCTGCTGCCGCTCCGGCCGCTGCTGAAGAAAAGAAGTAA
- a CDS encoding fibrobacter succinogenes major paralogous domain-containing protein, giving the protein MVSCEQNEPAKQSVAQSQTAATENKTEKKLVKREIPSPVPLVYRDESAFHPALADTAAASQDSLVVPESSETVATSSSIESSSSEKVVVKNSPLVESSSSSAPPAPVFCENAPEEMLCDKRDGHLYRLVHIGNQIWMGQNLNYATHGSYCYEDKHENCKVFGRLYTWTSAMALDKSYATASAAGVIEKEHRGACPEGFHMPKDADFNTLVSYMKNNNRFPNERSGTALKMAFSWKYSEEWPAGTDRFGFGAMASGFRNAQGVFRELGHDADFWVAEESNNPSHAPYWNLYYDNDEFLGDYSKKKTYAYSVRCLKNKAADDKPHTEPNPEAEKAPEDSTAE; this is encoded by the coding sequence ATGGTTTCCTGTGAGCAAAACGAGCCTGCAAAGCAGTCTGTAGCGCAATCGCAAACGGCTGCTACCGAAAACAAGACAGAAAAAAAGCTTGTTAAGCGGGAGATTCCTTCTCCGGTTCCGCTCGTATATCGCGACGAATCTGCGTTCCATCCTGCACTGGCAGATACCGCTGCTGCAAGTCAGGATAGTTTGGTTGTTCCGGAGTCTTCGGAAACGGTCGCGACTTCCTCGTCCATCGAATCTTCTTCGAGCGAGAAGGTCGTGGTGAAAAATTCCCCGCTTGTCGAATCGTCCTCGTCGTCTGCTCCGCCTGCGCCGGTGTTTTGCGAGAACGCTCCCGAAGAAATGCTTTGCGACAAGCGTGATGGACATCTCTACAGGCTGGTGCACATCGGGAACCAAATATGGATGGGCCAGAACCTGAACTACGCCACGCACGGCAGTTACTGCTACGAAGACAAGCACGAGAACTGCAAGGTGTTCGGAAGGCTCTACACCTGGACTTCCGCGATGGCGCTCGACAAGTCTTACGCGACGGCGTCTGCAGCAGGCGTGATAGAAAAGGAACACAGGGGAGCATGCCCGGAAGGTTTCCACATGCCTAAGGATGCCGACTTCAACACGCTTGTCTCTTACATGAAGAACAACAACCGCTTCCCCAATGAAAGGAGCGGAACAGCACTGAAGATGGCGTTCTCCTGGAAGTACAGCGAGGAATGGCCTGCAGGCACGGACCGCTTCGGCTTTGGCGCGATGGCATCCGGTTTCCGCAATGCGCAGGGCGTGTTCAGGGAACTCGGGCACGACGCCGACTTCTGGGTTGCAGAAGAAAGCAACAATCCTTCGCACGCGCCGTACTGGAACCTCTATTACGATAACGACGAGTTCCTGGGCGACTACAGCAAGAAGAAAACGTACGCCTACTCGGTGCGCTGCCTCAAGAACAAGGCTGCTGACGACAAGCCGCATACAGAACCGAACCCGGAAGCAGAAAAAGCCCCGGAAGATTCCACGGCAGAATAG
- a CDS encoding type I restriction enzyme HsdR N-terminal domain-containing protein: MQETLYDPIRKKDVPATPEEHVRQATIRFLLDVVKVPEHAITVEFPLGLVDPKSDERADIVVSNFREGASIDRPWLMVECKAPGEYTWPELQVQLNRYLKILTPKYVMLALGDATRYFVLDPVGKTFKSVNSLPEYSNS, translated from the coding sequence ATGCAAGAAACGCTCTATGACCCGATACGCAAGAAGGATGTACCCGCGACTCCCGAAGAACACGTGCGGCAGGCAACTATACGCTTCTTGCTCGATGTGGTCAAGGTTCCCGAGCACGCCATCACTGTCGAGTTCCCGCTAGGGCTTGTAGACCCTAAATCCGACGAGCGAGCCGATATCGTGGTCAGCAATTTCCGCGAGGGTGCGTCCATCGACAGGCCGTGGCTCATGGTGGAATGCAAGGCTCCGGGCGAATACACCTGGCCCGAGCTGCAGGTGCAGTTGAACCGCTACCTGAAGATTCTTACGCCGAAATACGTGATGCTTGCGCTGGGCGACGCTACACGTTATTTTGTTCTAGACCCCGTGGGCAAGACTTTTAAAAGCGTGAATTCTTTACCCGAATATTCCAATTCCTAG
- the serS gene encoding serine--tRNA ligase produces MLDIKKIRENPEYYIAETEKKYTTVSLKDVLAIDNERRPLLTEVERLKSERNAESKKIGDLKKKGENADEAVAAMRALGDKIDELDKKLKDLDYKQTEMLMHVPNIAPRSPEGKDSSDNVVEKDGPIPFDYYTKNDDFARVDHKTLGERLGIFDFERGAKISGSGFPVYRGLGSRLERALIQFFLDEHMKNGFEEFTPPYLVTRNTMRGTGQLPKFEEDMYRCDKDDDLFLIPTAEVPLTNLYAGEVIPESELPKRICAYSACFRREAGSYGKDTRGLLRLHQFNKVEMVYFAHPEHSYEDHEELTRFGEKLLEKLGLPYHRLALCKGDLGFGAAKCYDLEVYAPVEKKWLEVSSCSNFEDYQARRANIKTKINGKNTFVHTLNGSGLATPRVMVGICDNYQQKDGSLLIPEVLRPYMGGLEKIEPKK; encoded by the coding sequence ATGCTTGACATCAAGAAAATCCGCGAAAATCCGGAATACTACATTGCTGAAACCGAAAAGAAGTACACCACAGTGAGCCTGAAGGACGTGCTCGCCATCGACAACGAACGCCGCCCGCTCCTCACCGAAGTGGAACGCCTCAAGAGCGAACGCAACGCCGAATCCAAGAAGATTGGCGACCTCAAGAAGAAGGGCGAGAACGCCGACGAGGCCGTGGCCGCCATGCGCGCACTCGGCGACAAGATTGACGAACTTGACAAGAAGCTCAAGGATTTGGACTACAAGCAGACCGAAATGCTCATGCACGTGCCGAACATCGCCCCGCGTTCCCCGGAAGGCAAGGACAGCTCGGACAACGTGGTCGAGAAGGACGGCCCGATTCCGTTTGACTACTACACCAAGAACGATGACTTTGCCCGCGTGGACCACAAGACCCTCGGCGAACGCCTCGGCATTTTCGACTTCGAACGCGGCGCAAAGATTTCCGGTAGCGGCTTCCCGGTCTACCGCGGTCTCGGTTCCCGCCTGGAACGCGCCCTCATCCAGTTCTTCCTCGACGAACACATGAAGAACGGCTTCGAAGAATTCACGCCTCCGTACCTCGTGACCCGCAACACCATGCGCGGCACGGGCCAGCTCCCGAAGTTCGAAGAAGACATGTACCGCTGCGACAAGGACGACGACCTGTTCCTCATCCCCACAGCAGAAGTGCCTCTGACCAACCTTTACGCCGGCGAAGTGATTCCGGAATCTGAACTCCCGAAGCGCATCTGCGCCTACTCCGCCTGCTTCCGCCGTGAAGCTGGCAGCTACGGCAAGGACACCCGCGGTCTGTTGCGCCTGCACCAGTTCAACAAGGTGGAAATGGTCTACTTTGCCCATCCGGAACACAGCTACGAGGACCACGAGGAACTCACCCGCTTCGGTGAAAAGCTCCTGGAAAAGCTCGGCCTCCCCTACCACCGTCTGGCCCTCTGCAAGGGTGACCTCGGTTTCGGTGCCGCCAAGTGCTACGACCTGGAAGTCTACGCCCCGGTGGAAAAGAAGTGGCTCGAAGTCAGCTCCTGCAGTAACTTCGAAGACTACCAGGCACGCCGCGCCAACATCAAGACGAAGATTAACGGCAAGAACACCTTCGTGCACACGCTGAACGGTTCCGGCCTCGCCACTCCGCGCGTGATGGTCGGCATCTGCGACAACTACCAGCAGAAGGACGGCTCGCTCTTGATTCCTGAAGTGCTGAGGCCGTATATGGGTGGTCTCGAGAAGATCGAGCCGAAGAAGTAA
- a CDS encoding DNA translocase FtsK, producing the protein MAAQKKKSSKKTSTKSKGKSPVEPETPFIALLAGWFLVAFGVILLLGCVSSVYSGSDGNWLGPYLGKLIPDFFCFVFGKLPVVAFIAGLVLWGLFVAIRSVRPHILSFAIGCTLLTLDLSCLMALKTYGLAQVGRDVMMMNGGIVGQFFCQNIAIPVFGKVSFVAPLLLLLTVLVLILVLSFGLRPRHFAFIASGTRWFVGLFRKKQEESEDGDEPEETDVEPSKPLRRGISLIDDDTLFREPDGYKIKRRGELKPFSARKNWMDSPLMDRGDEAGSGETTIAPMMNATMPAAPARTMAPAETAAPDLSGEDPEILRLEQQLRDNYRNMSALEIKDIKDKIAEIRRAREEIKWENERKGNLVVKGAVRGQPGDEPAGRPAAAPEDATVAAGAASEPTLVAGARTTQANGTIGGFPGSESPDEDATAGGFDSTASGSTEGESADDDTFMPEIVTSDDVERDPTMGQDPSYVAPNQIGTSSSGNTTVGGAANGIPQPDPTVHYDPYRIPTVDEILDAHDPQPADYTVEELNAIGRMLEEKLENFKVKGKVVGCETGPVITRFEVEPGPGVKVSQFSALQDDLAMALKAVSIRILAPIPGKGAVGIEIPNRKMQTIFGRDIFESEAFKPTPDKIIMALGKDISGEPFTMDLAKAPHLMIAGQTGSGKSVCINALMASMLLSKTPDELRMILVDPKAVELKMYENIPHLLAPVITKPEVAIQALQWLCYEMDRRTEVLAKAKVRNLNGFNEKFDAGLLPEDVPDTDRGHRMAFIVVIIDEMADLMMVAGKEIEKNVSRLAAKARAVGIHLVLATQRPSVKVITGNIKANLPTRISFKVASQVDARTVMDHAGAEKLLGRGDMLFKAVNAPDPVRVHGAFLSDEEAEKLADACSNQNVCYPQLETFEVEEAGGEGDDEEGNAAMNEKKDKLLFEVAKWAIECGNGLSTSAVQRHFSVGYSRAGKIVDQLYGMGLCARSTGNSKPRAMLIGMDELMQLERSGAFR; encoded by the coding sequence TTGGCTGCACAAAAAAAGAAATCCTCTAAAAAAACAAGTACTAAATCGAAGGGAAAGTCCCCTGTTGAACCCGAAACCCCGTTTATCGCCCTGCTTGCGGGCTGGTTCTTGGTTGCTTTTGGCGTAATCCTCTTGCTCGGGTGCGTCAGTTCGGTGTATAGCGGCTCGGACGGGAACTGGCTTGGCCCTTATCTCGGCAAGCTGATTCCCGACTTTTTCTGTTTCGTTTTCGGCAAGCTCCCGGTTGTAGCCTTTATTGCAGGCCTTGTGCTTTGGGGACTCTTCGTCGCCATCCGTTCCGTGCGCCCGCATATACTGAGTTTCGCGATTGGCTGCACCCTGCTTACGCTCGACCTTTCGTGCCTCATGGCGCTCAAGACCTACGGCCTGGCTCAAGTCGGCCGCGATGTGATGATGATGAACGGTGGCATCGTGGGTCAGTTCTTCTGCCAGAACATCGCTATCCCCGTGTTCGGGAAGGTCTCGTTCGTAGCGCCGCTCCTGCTGCTCCTTACGGTGCTCGTGCTCATTCTTGTGCTCTCGTTCGGGCTTCGTCCGCGCCACTTTGCGTTTATCGCAAGCGGGACGCGCTGGTTTGTGGGCCTGTTCCGCAAAAAGCAGGAAGAAAGCGAGGATGGCGACGAGCCGGAAGAAACCGACGTGGAACCCTCGAAGCCTCTGCGCCGCGGAATTTCACTGATAGACGACGACACGCTCTTCCGTGAACCCGACGGCTACAAGATCAAGCGCCGCGGTGAACTGAAGCCCTTTAGCGCACGCAAGAACTGGATGGATTCTCCCTTGATGGATCGCGGGGACGAGGCCGGTTCGGGCGAAACGACAATTGCACCGATGATGAATGCTACGATGCCGGCTGCACCCGCAAGGACCATGGCTCCGGCAGAAACGGCCGCGCCGGACCTGTCGGGCGAGGATCCCGAAATCTTGCGCTTGGAACAGCAACTGCGCGATAACTACCGCAACATGAGCGCACTGGAAATCAAGGATATCAAGGACAAGATTGCGGAAATCCGCCGTGCCCGCGAAGAAATCAAGTGGGAAAACGAGCGCAAGGGCAACCTCGTGGTGAAGGGTGCCGTGCGCGGACAGCCCGGCGATGAGCCTGCAGGCCGCCCGGCTGCCGCTCCGGAAGACGCTACTGTTGCCGCGGGCGCAGCCTCCGAACCGACGCTTGTCGCGGGAGCCAGGACGACCCAGGCGAATGGAACTATCGGCGGGTTCCCGGGTAGTGAATCCCCGGATGAAGATGCGACTGCGGGTGGCTTTGATTCTACGGCATCGGGAAGCACGGAGGGCGAATCTGCGGACGATGACACGTTTATGCCCGAGATTGTCACGAGCGACGATGTGGAACGCGACCCGACCATGGGGCAGGACCCGAGCTACGTGGCCCCGAACCAGATTGGTACATCTTCTTCGGGCAATACGACCGTGGGCGGTGCCGCGAACGGGATTCCGCAGCCTGACCCGACGGTGCATTACGACCCGTACCGCATTCCGACGGTGGACGAGATTCTCGACGCGCACGACCCGCAGCCTGCGGACTACACCGTGGAAGAACTCAATGCGATTGGCCGCATGCTCGAGGAAAAGCTCGAGAACTTCAAGGTGAAGGGGAAGGTGGTCGGCTGCGAGACCGGCCCCGTGATTACGCGCTTCGAGGTGGAACCGGGCCCGGGCGTGAAGGTAAGCCAGTTCAGCGCGCTGCAAGATGACCTCGCGATGGCCCTGAAGGCGGTCTCTATCCGCATCCTCGCGCCGATTCCTGGAAAGGGAGCCGTGGGCATTGAAATCCCGAACCGCAAGATGCAAACCATCTTCGGGCGCGACATCTTCGAGAGCGAGGCCTTCAAGCCCACGCCGGACAAGATTATCATGGCCCTCGGTAAGGATATCTCCGGCGAGCCGTTTACGATGGACCTGGCGAAGGCCCCGCACCTGATGATTGCGGGCCAGACCGGTTCCGGTAAATCCGTGTGCATTAACGCCCTCATGGCGAGCATGCTTTTGAGCAAGACTCCCGATGAACTCCGCATGATTCTCGTGGACCCGAAGGCGGTGGAACTCAAGATGTACGAGAACATTCCGCACCTGCTCGCTCCCGTGATTACCAAGCCCGAAGTCGCTATCCAGGCGCTGCAATGGCTTTGCTACGAGATGGACCGCCGTACCGAAGTGCTCGCGAAGGCGAAGGTGCGTAACCTCAACGGCTTTAACGAGAAGTTCGATGCGGGCCTGCTCCCCGAAGACGTGCCCGATACGGACCGCGGCCACCGCATGGCGTTTATCGTCGTGATTATCGACGAAATGGCAGACCTCATGATGGTCGCCGGGAAGGAAATCGAGAAGAACGTGAGCCGCCTTGCCGCAAAGGCGCGCGCCGTGGGTATCCACTTGGTGCTTGCAACCCAGCGCCCGTCGGTGAAGGTGATTACCGGTAACATCAAGGCGAACCTGCCGACGCGTATCAGCTTCAAGGTGGCCTCCCAGGTGGATGCGCGTACCGTGATGGACCACGCCGGTGCCGAGAAACTGCTTGGCCGCGGCGATATGCTGTTCAAGGCGGTGAATGCACCCGACCCGGTGCGCGTACACGGTGCATTCCTGAGCGACGAGGAAGCGGAAAAACTTGCCGATGCCTGTAGCAACCAGAACGTCTGTTACCCGCAGCTCGAGACCTTCGAGGTCGAGGAAGCGGGCGGGGAAGGCGATGACGAAGAAGGCAATGCCGCCATGAACGAGAAGAAGGACAAGCTCCTGTTCGAAGTGGCCAAGTGGGCCATTGAATGCGGGAACGGTCTTTCTACTTCTGCCGTGCAGCGCCACTTCAGCGTGGGTTACAGCCGTGCGGGCAAGATTGTGGACCAGCTTTACGGTATGGGCCTGTGCGCCCGCAGTACAGGCAATTCCAAGCCCCGCGCGATGCTCATCGGCATGGACGAACTCATGCAACTCGAACGCTCCGGCGCGTTTAGGTAG